AACGTACTTCCTTTTCCCGGAACGGAAGCAATCTTGATATAACCTCCCTCGCCGGATATGATCTGTCGGGCAAGGTATAAGCCGATGCCGACCCCTTCCTGCTCCTGAACCGCCTTTGAGCGGTAAAAGCGAGCAAATATCTTCGCTTGCTCAGTTTCCGGTATGCCTGAACCGGTATCCGATATATCGATCCTTGCAAACATTTCGTAACTTACGGCAGAAATCCTGATTGTGCCATGCTCTGTATATTTGATGGCGTTGTCTACGATATTCGCCAGCGCTTCCGCTGTCCATTTGAAGTCGAATACAGCAAAAGCATCTGTATCCTGCATTTGCAAAGACAATCCTTTTTCAGAAGCCTTGGCAGTATATTGTTCTACCACACTTTCAAGCAGCGGCTGCAGCGCTGCTTGCTGAGGGGAGAGTGAAATGATCCCGTTTTCCAGTCTGGAAAGCTTTACGAGAGAATCAATCAGAAATCGCAGCTTTTCCGATTGTTTGTACAGCGCCTCCACATTTGCCTTCGCCGATGCAGGCATAGTTTCCTCCATCAGAAGCTCGCTGTATAACAGCAGGTTTGCAATCGGCGTTTTTGTCTGGTGGGAGATGTCCGCAATCAAGGTTTTGATTTTGTCTTTTTCCTGCGCTATGTTTTGAGAAGATGCTTCTGCGGCGGAAAGATAGTGCGCAAACTTCGTTTCCAATGCAGATAGCCGGCTTTCATCAAAATTGGTTTCAGAAAAGGAGCCGGTCATGGCAGCGTCCAGCATCCTTTCGATTTCTTCCATCGTTTTTCTGATCTTCCTCCGCTCCCATAATACAGCAGCTATCGCCGCCAGAAAACATAGCAGTATGATCACAATGCCGGTTTTATTCATCTTTTGTCACCCAGCTATAACCGATTCCGTAGATGGTTTTAATGTATTTCTG
The Roseburia rectibacter DNA segment above includes these coding regions:
- a CDS encoding sensor histidine kinase, yielding MNKTGIVIILLCFLAAIAAVLWERRKIRKTMEEIERMLDAAMTGSFSETNFDESRLSALETKFAHYLSAAEASSQNIAQEKDKIKTLIADISHQTKTPIANLLLYSELLMEETMPASAKANVEALYKQSEKLRFLIDSLVKLSRLENGIISLSPQQAALQPLLESVVEQYTAKASEKGLSLQMQDTDAFAVFDFKWTAEALANIVDNAIKYTEHGTIRISAVSYEMFARIDISDTGSGIPETEQAKIFARFYRSKAVQEQEGVGIGLYLARQIISGEGGYIKIASVPGKGSTFSIFLPK